A part of Melittangium boletus DSM 14713 genomic DNA contains:
- a CDS encoding 2,3-bisphosphoglycerate-dependent phosphoglycerate mutase, with protein sequence MPILALVRHGQSLWNHENRFTGFVDVPLTEQGRAEARQAAQSLKGLTFDVAYTSALTRAQETLAILLETIGQRIPVIRDASLNERHYGDLQGLNKADAAKRWGDDQIKLWRRSYNVPPPNGESLEMTAKRVLPFYDRAISGDLRLGKNVLVVAHGNSNRSLVMKLDKLSGEQVVELELATGVPLVYELSKDGEVLSKRTHG encoded by the coding sequence ATGCCCATTCTCGCCCTCGTCCGACACGGACAATCCCTGTGGAACCATGAGAACCGCTTCACCGGCTTCGTGGACGTGCCCCTGACCGAGCAAGGGCGCGCCGAGGCCAGGCAGGCCGCCCAGTCCCTCAAGGGCCTTACCTTCGACGTGGCCTACACCTCGGCGCTGACCCGCGCCCAGGAGACGCTCGCCATCCTCCTGGAGACGATTGGCCAGCGCATCCCCGTCATCCGCGACGCCTCGCTCAACGAGCGTCACTATGGAGACCTGCAGGGCCTCAACAAGGCGGACGCCGCCAAGCGCTGGGGCGACGATCAGATCAAGCTCTGGCGCCGCTCCTACAACGTGCCGCCCCCCAATGGCGAGTCCCTGGAGATGACGGCCAAGCGCGTGCTGCCCTTCTACGACCGCGCCATCAGCGGCGACCTGCGCCTGGGCAAGAACGTGCTCGTGGTGGCCCACGGCAACTCCAACCGCTCGCTCGTGATGAAGCTGGACAAGCTCAGCGGCGAGCAGGTGGTGGAGCTGGAGCTCGCCACCGGCGTGCCGCTCGTCTACGAGCTGTCCAAGGACGGCGAGGTCCTCAGCAAGCGCACCCACGGGTAG
- a CDS encoding ABC transporter ATP-binding protein, with translation MSPPTPRTPPPSLKARLKNAGSLFRQLPGTFRLFWEASPRFAVLLAVLTLMAAVFPAAIAWVGKLIVDGVVAARSGGGGDEAVKRVLQLVALEFGLMAGSTLVERTSTLVRELGRANLGNLLNERILHKALALELRHFEDSDTYDKMQNARREANSRPLALVMDAFSIVRNLVTLSTYAVLLVTLSPWSVVVLVVASIPAFIAEARLAEEGFRLYSWRAPEGRKLNYLEWILTRDSHVKEVKVFGLGDLVLGRYRTLFQKFFQEDRALALRRMGWGLGLGLVSLAAFYGCYAFVASRAVLSAITVGDMVLYLGVFRQGQAAFQGILSSVGSMYEGALFMSNLFAYFDIPTGQEASRVRPALTVPRGRNNAIELRDVSFRYPGKEAWALRHLSLRLEPGEKLALVGENGAGKSTLVKLLLRLYEPTEGDIFYGGVNLKDMDPEDLRSRFGAVFQDFVRYQFNVAENIGLGHVAALEDRPRIVRAAEQGGASGVIETLPNQYDTMLGGWFEKGLELSGGQWQKLGVARAFMREDAEVLILDEPTASIDAESEHALFERFQELAADRIALVISHRFSTVRMADRIAVLHDGQVEELGSHAELMARGGRYAHLFNLQARGYRD, from the coding sequence GTGTCTCCTCCTACTCCTCGGACGCCGCCCCCCTCGCTCAAGGCCCGGTTGAAGAACGCGGGCAGTCTCTTCCGGCAACTGCCGGGCACCTTCCGCCTCTTCTGGGAGGCGAGTCCCCGCTTCGCCGTGCTGCTCGCGGTGTTGACGTTGATGGCGGCCGTGTTTCCGGCGGCCATCGCCTGGGTGGGCAAGCTGATCGTCGACGGCGTGGTGGCGGCCAGGAGTGGCGGCGGCGGTGACGAGGCCGTCAAGCGGGTGCTCCAACTGGTGGCGCTGGAGTTCGGGCTGATGGCGGGCTCGACCCTGGTGGAGCGCACGTCGACGCTCGTGCGCGAGCTGGGACGCGCCAACCTGGGCAACCTGCTCAACGAGCGGATCCTGCACAAGGCCCTGGCGCTGGAGCTGCGGCACTTCGAGGACTCGGACACCTACGACAAGATGCAGAACGCCCGGCGCGAGGCGAACAGCCGGCCGCTGGCGCTGGTGATGGATGCGTTCTCCATCGTGCGCAACCTGGTGACGCTGTCCACGTACGCGGTGCTGCTCGTGACGCTGTCTCCCTGGAGCGTGGTGGTGCTGGTGGTCGCGAGCATCCCCGCGTTCATCGCCGAGGCGCGGCTGGCGGAGGAGGGCTTCCGGCTCTATTCGTGGCGCGCGCCCGAGGGCCGCAAGCTCAACTACCTGGAGTGGATCCTCACGCGGGACAGCCACGTGAAGGAAGTGAAGGTGTTCGGGCTGGGGGACCTGGTGCTCGGCCGCTACCGCACGCTCTTCCAGAAGTTCTTCCAGGAGGACCGCGCGCTGGCGCTGCGGCGCATGGGCTGGGGTCTGGGATTGGGGCTGGTGTCGCTCGCGGCGTTCTATGGGTGCTATGCCTTTGTCGCGAGCCGGGCGGTGCTGAGCGCCATCACGGTGGGCGACATGGTGCTCTACCTGGGCGTGTTCCGGCAGGGACAGGCGGCCTTCCAGGGCATCCTCTCGAGCGTGGGCAGCATGTACGAGGGCGCGCTCTTCATGAGCAACCTCTTCGCCTATTTCGACATCCCCACGGGGCAGGAGGCATCCCGCGTGCGCCCGGCCCTGACGGTGCCCCGGGGGCGGAACAACGCCATCGAGCTGCGCGACGTGTCCTTCCGCTACCCCGGCAAGGAGGCCTGGGCGCTGCGCCACCTGTCCTTGCGGCTGGAGCCGGGGGAGAAGCTGGCGTTGGTGGGCGAGAACGGCGCGGGCAAGAGCACGCTCGTGAAGTTGCTGCTGCGCCTGTATGAGCCCACGGAAGGCGACATCTTCTACGGCGGCGTGAACCTCAAGGACATGGATCCGGAGGATTTGCGCTCTCGCTTTGGCGCCGTGTTCCAGGACTTCGTGCGCTACCAGTTCAACGTGGCGGAGAACATCGGCCTCGGACACGTGGCGGCGTTGGAGGACCGGCCGCGCATCGTCCGGGCGGCCGAGCAGGGCGGGGCGAGCGGGGTCATCGAGACCCTGCCAAATCAGTACGACACGATGCTGGGGGGCTGGTTCGAGAAGGGCCTGGAGCTGAGTGGTGGCCAATGGCAGAAGCTGGGCGTGGCGCGGGCCTTCATGCGCGAGGACGCCGAGGTGCTCATCCTGGATGAGCCCACGGCGAGCATCGACGCGGAGTCCGAGCACGCCCTCTTCGAGCGCTTCCAGGAACTGGCGGCGGACCGCATCGCGCTGGTGATTTCACACCGCTTCTCCACGGTGCGCATGGCGGACCGCATCGCCGTGCTCCACGACGGACAGGTGGAGGAGCTGGGCAGCCACGCGGAATTGATGGCGCGTGGCGGCCGCTACGCGCACCTGTTCAACCTCCAGGCGCGCGGCTATCGGGACTGA
- a CDS encoding NUDIX hydrolase, which translates to MRYTPIIGTLGYVMSPDGSKVLLIHRNARPDDAHLGKYNGLGGKMNPDEDVVACMRREIREEAGIECTHLTLRGTISWPGFGPKGEDWLGFIFRIDRFEGTPHERNVEGELSWVPVKDIMSLPLWDGDRHFLPLVFDADPRAFHGVMPYAGGRAVSWSFTRI; encoded by the coding sequence ATGCGCTACACGCCCATCATTGGCACCCTGGGTTACGTGATGTCTCCGGACGGCTCGAAGGTGCTGCTCATCCACCGCAACGCGCGCCCGGACGACGCGCACCTGGGGAAGTACAACGGCCTGGGGGGCAAGATGAATCCGGACGAGGACGTCGTCGCGTGCATGCGCCGGGAGATTCGCGAGGAGGCGGGCATCGAGTGCACGCACCTCACGCTGCGCGGCACCATCAGCTGGCCGGGCTTTGGGCCCAAGGGCGAGGACTGGCTCGGCTTCATCTTCCGCATCGACCGCTTCGAGGGCACGCCCCACGAGCGCAACGTGGAGGGCGAGCTGTCGTGGGTGCCGGTGAAGGACATCATGAGCCTGCCGTTGTGGGACGGAGACCGGCACTTCCTTCCGCTGGTGTTCGACGCGGATCCCCGGGCGTTCCACGGGGTCATGCCCTACGCGGGAGGGCGCGCGGTGAGCTGGTCCTTCACGCGCATCTGA
- a CDS encoding OPT/YSL family transporter — translation MARPVFPPLDLDSLAKPPPGGSRFGWLPAPGSWKFHLLLSLVAIFVLGPLGGIAASYMNFSLGFFVGGQVLAGILGSAVTYGYGPEGKHGANYMQTMAASVASMCAMSVLIQAMVWLGMPQPPVWHLMLFVGCVGMFGVGLGMLYTPLLVDRLQLDYPSGYAVANILRALTDKRLLKASIAKLGGGAASGALVAGLTSHVAWLASTGMSASSVGAGMVVGSRITVPAIVGGLVGAAMTPTLRAWGWLGPDEPFRKVGFLVGLAMILGAAVVDLSLLAVQAVERVRDRAKLPPVAEPAWKKVNVPRLLAWVVFWGVALVAVATRLLHQPVGFILFGMALSLLFVLINGIAYGITDQNPISSAFVVSVLLMSLGGLDNPLVGLMASSILLICTSVGCDMQQDRSTGWRLGTDRTLQFRYQVVGIVMGAVLCVGLARVFMSAYPVLAINQLDDPTAPVGQWGSAMTYKVVGAIRGLGTLSDYTVKALLFGLVLGFTIEVARKLLKRNAAYVRFVNGSRAGYAVGWTMDSVLLASPYASSFGGFVNLSLSLWFGVGGIVSSLWNTWSGRGAPQASGSPGEGEALPEDMSTTSLVGGGLIAGESLFFLVVGLLGLLALVR, via the coding sequence ATGGCCCGTCCCGTCTTTCCCCCGTTGGATCTGGACTCCCTCGCGAAGCCTCCCCCCGGGGGTTCCCGCTTTGGCTGGTTGCCCGCGCCGGGCTCGTGGAAGTTCCACCTGCTGCTCAGCCTGGTGGCCATCTTCGTGCTCGGGCCGCTGGGGGGCATCGCCGCCTCGTACATGAACTTCAGCCTGGGCTTCTTCGTGGGCGGCCAGGTGCTGGCGGGCATTCTCGGCAGCGCCGTCACCTATGGCTATGGCCCCGAGGGCAAGCACGGCGCCAATTACATGCAGACGATGGCCGCCTCGGTGGCGTCCATGTGCGCCATGTCGGTGCTCATCCAGGCCATGGTGTGGCTGGGAATGCCGCAGCCGCCTGTCTGGCACCTGATGCTCTTCGTGGGGTGCGTGGGCATGTTCGGCGTGGGCCTGGGTATGCTCTACACGCCGCTGCTCGTGGATCGGCTGCAGCTCGACTACCCGTCCGGCTACGCGGTGGCCAACATCCTCCGGGCGCTCACCGACAAGCGCCTCTTGAAGGCCTCCATCGCCAAGCTGGGGGGCGGCGCGGCCTCGGGCGCGCTGGTGGCGGGGCTCACCTCGCACGTGGCCTGGCTGGCGAGCACCGGGATGAGCGCCTCGTCCGTGGGCGCGGGCATGGTGGTGGGCAGCCGCATCACCGTGCCGGCCATCGTGGGCGGCCTCGTGGGCGCGGCCATGACGCCCACCCTGCGCGCGTGGGGGTGGCTGGGTCCGGACGAGCCCTTCCGCAAGGTGGGCTTCCTGGTGGGTCTGGCGATGATCCTGGGCGCGGCCGTGGTGGACCTGTCCCTGCTGGCGGTGCAGGCGGTGGAGCGGGTGCGCGACCGGGCGAAGTTGCCGCCCGTCGCGGAGCCCGCGTGGAAGAAGGTGAACGTGCCCAGGCTCTTGGCGTGGGTCGTCTTCTGGGGCGTGGCGCTGGTGGCCGTGGCCACGCGACTGCTCCATCAGCCCGTGGGCTTCATTCTCTTCGGCATGGCGCTGTCGTTGCTCTTCGTGCTCATCAACGGCATCGCGTACGGCATCACGGATCAGAATCCCATCTCCAGCGCCTTCGTCGTGTCGGTGCTGCTCATGTCGCTGGGCGGGCTCGACAATCCGCTCGTGGGGTTGATGGCCTCGAGCATCCTGCTCATCTGCACCTCGGTGGGCTGTGACATGCAGCAGGACCGCTCCACGGGCTGGCGCCTGGGCACGGATCGCACGCTCCAGTTCCGCTATCAGGTGGTGGGTATCGTCATGGGCGCGGTGCTGTGCGTGGGGCTGGCGCGCGTCTTCATGAGCGCCTATCCGGTGCTGGCCATCAATCAGCTCGACGACCCCACGGCGCCCGTGGGGCAGTGGGGCTCGGCGATGACGTACAAGGTCGTGGGCGCCATCCGCGGCCTGGGCACGTTGTCGGATTACACGGTGAAGGCGCTCCTGTTCGGCCTCGTGCTGGGCTTCACCATCGAGGTGGCGCGCAAGCTGCTCAAGCGCAACGCGGCGTATGTGCGCTTCGTGAATGGCTCGCGCGCGGGCTACGCGGTGGGGTGGACCATGGACTCGGTGCTGCTCGCGAGCCCCTACGCCTCGTCCTTCGGTGGCTTCGTGAACCTGTCCCTGTCCCTCTGGTTCGGCGTGGGCGGCATCGTGTCCTCGCTCTGGAACACATGGTCGGGAAGGGGCGCGCCCCAGGCGTCCGGCTCACCGGGAGAGGGAGAGGCACTGCCCGAGGACATGAGCACGACCTCGCTGGTGGGCGGAGGGCTCATCGCGGGAGAGTCCCTGTTCTTCCTCGTGGTGGGACTGCTCGGGCTGTTGGCGTTGGTGCGCTGA